The following coding sequences are from one Prochlorococcus sp. MIT 1314 window:
- the urtE gene encoding urea ABC transporter ATP-binding subunit UrtE: protein MENLLEIKSLNTFYGESHILRDVDLNVKSGEMVCLIGRNGVGKTTLLKSLIGLLKHKKGDIFLAGENINRKAPHQRARKGMAYVPQGREIIPYLSVEENLMLGMESLPGGLSKNKKIDPFIYELFPILKDFLQRKGGDLSGGQQQQLAIARALLGKPQLLLLDEPTEGIQPNIVLDIENAINQIIRDTGIGVLLVEQHLHFVRQANRYYAMQRGGIVASGHTSELSQAVIDKFLSV, encoded by the coding sequence ATGGAAAATTTACTAGAAATTAAATCATTAAATACATTTTATGGCGAAAGTCATATTCTTAGAGATGTAGATTTAAATGTTAAATCAGGAGAAATGGTTTGTTTAATAGGAAGAAATGGAGTTGGAAAAACAACTTTATTGAAATCACTTATCGGTTTGTTAAAGCATAAAAAAGGTGATATTTTTTTGGCTGGAGAAAATATTAATAGAAAGGCGCCTCATCAGAGAGCGAGAAAAGGCATGGCATATGTTCCTCAAGGGAGAGAAATTATTCCTTACTTATCTGTTGAAGAGAACCTAATGTTAGGAATGGAGTCACTGCCGGGTGGATTATCTAAGAACAAGAAAATAGATCCATTTATTTATGAATTGTTTCCAATTCTAAAAGACTTTCTTCAAAGAAAAGGAGGAGATCTTAGTGGAGGTCAACAACAACAACTTGCTATTGCAAGAGCATTGTTGGGCAAACCTCAACTTCTATTGCTTGACGAACCAACGGAAGGTATTCAACCAAATATAGTTTTAGACATTGAAAATGCAATTAATCAGATAATTAGAGATACAGGGATTGGAGTTTTATTAGTTGAACAACACTTGCATTTTGTAAGACAAGCCAATAGATATTATGCTATGCAACGAGGTGGAATTGTAGCTAGCGGACATACTAGTGAGTTAAGTCAAGCAGTTATTGATAAATTCTTAAGTGTTTAA
- the urtC gene encoding urea ABC transporter permease subunit UrtC — translation MTLSKIKFNKKIILSIWIILIALIIAAPTLLPVFRLNLLGRYLSLSIVALGVDLIWGYTGLLSLGQGIFFALGGYCAAMYLQITSSSEFPNNIPEFFALYGVEKLPFFWEPFRSPVFTLFAIWIIPALVSGLIGFLVFRNRIKGVYFSILTQASLLVFFNFFNGQQKLINGTNGLKTDVTQLFGQMVGSESLQRMFFWVTAILVIAAWFFAKWVVKGRFGNILIGIRDDEPRVRFTGYNPVIFKTIIFSIAGGLAGISGALYTVQSGIVSPQFMTVPFSIEMVIWVAVGGRGTLLGAILGAVFINYAKSLISEALPASWMFIQGGLFILVVTALPEGVLGWIQGDGPRNLLQKIGFKRKIETYPSLEVKNKEVQ, via the coding sequence ATGACCCTAAGTAAAATTAAATTTAATAAAAAGATCATATTATCAATCTGGATAATATTAATAGCTTTAATCATTGCAGCACCAACTTTACTTCCTGTATTTAGATTAAATCTTCTTGGTAGATATTTATCTTTGTCTATAGTTGCTCTTGGGGTTGATCTTATCTGGGGATATACAGGTTTATTAAGTCTTGGGCAAGGAATATTTTTTGCACTTGGTGGTTATTGTGCAGCAATGTATTTACAAATAACCAGTTCTTCTGAATTCCCAAATAATATTCCTGAATTTTTTGCTTTATATGGCGTAGAAAAATTACCTTTTTTCTGGGAACCATTTAGATCGCCAGTTTTCACATTATTTGCTATCTGGATAATTCCTGCATTGGTTTCTGGTTTAATCGGATTTCTTGTCTTCAGGAATAGAATCAAAGGCGTATATTTTTCTATACTTACTCAAGCATCTCTACTCGTTTTCTTTAACTTTTTTAATGGGCAACAAAAACTTATAAACGGAACAAATGGATTAAAAACAGATGTAACTCAACTATTTGGTCAGATGGTAGGTTCTGAGTCCTTGCAAAGAATGTTCTTTTGGGTGACAGCCATACTAGTAATAGCCGCTTGGTTTTTTGCAAAGTGGGTAGTTAAAGGAAGATTTGGAAATATTCTCATAGGAATTCGTGATGACGAACCAAGAGTTAGGTTCACAGGATACAATCCTGTAATATTCAAGACAATAATATTTTCTATTGCTGGAGGACTTGCTGGAATTTCTGGAGCTTTATACACTGTTCAATCAGGAATAGTTTCACCTCAATTTATGACCGTTCCATTTTCTATAGAAATGGTTATCTGGGTAGCCGTAGGAGGGAGAGGAACTTTATTAGGAGCAATATTAGGAGCAGTATTTATCAACTATGCAAAAAGTCTAATAAGTGAAGCTTTACCTGCTAGTTGGATGTTTATCCAGGGAGGATTATTTATTTTAGTTGTTACAGCATTGCCAGAAGGCGTTTTAGGATGGATTCAAGGAGATGGGCCTAGGAATCTTCTTCAAAAAATTGGATTTAAAAGGAAGATTGAAACCTATCCAAGCTTGGAAGTCAAAAATAAGGAGGTACAATAG
- the urtD gene encoding urea ABC transporter ATP-binding protein UrtD has protein sequence MNNKDLLNLIDITVSFEGFLALNKLNLNLKKGELRAVIGPNGAGKTTFLDVITGKVKPTKGEVIFKGKSLIGQKEHKIVRLGIGRKFQSPRIFENLTVKENLEISVSTPKSPLNLINKNLKDDQLDEIERLTKIINLSHKVNSKAGSLSHGQKQWLEIAMLVGQKPDLMLVDEPVAGLTDEETDLTADLLKSLSGENTVVVIDHDMEFIRRLDSNVSVLNQGTVLCEGTMETIQKDKKVIDVYLGRPED, from the coding sequence GTGAATAATAAAGATCTACTAAATTTAATCGATATTACTGTTAGTTTTGAAGGTTTCTTAGCTCTTAACAAACTTAATTTAAATTTAAAGAAAGGAGAATTAAGAGCAGTAATAGGACCCAATGGAGCTGGTAAAACAACATTTCTTGACGTAATAACTGGGAAAGTAAAACCAACTAAAGGTGAAGTAATTTTCAAAGGGAAATCATTAATTGGTCAAAAGGAGCACAAAATCGTTCGACTTGGAATAGGAAGAAAGTTTCAAAGTCCAAGGATCTTTGAGAATTTAACAGTTAAAGAAAATCTTGAAATATCTGTATCAACTCCTAAAAGTCCCTTAAACCTTATAAATAAAAATCTTAAAGATGATCAGCTTGATGAGATTGAACGTCTAACGAAAATTATTAATTTATCTCATAAAGTCAATTCAAAGGCTGGTTCTTTGTCTCATGGCCAAAAACAGTGGCTGGAAATAGCCATGTTAGTAGGACAGAAGCCAGATTTAATGCTTGTAGATGAACCTGTAGCTGGCCTAACGGATGAAGAGACAGATCTTACTGCTGATTTATTGAAATCTTTATCAGGAGAAAATACTGTTGTTGTAATAGACCACGATATGGAATTTATAAGAAGACTGGATAGTAATGTTTCAGTATTAAATCAAGGAACAGTATTATGTGAGGGGACAATGGAAACGATACAAAAGGACAAAAAAGTCATTGACGTCTATTTAGGAAGACCTGAGGATTAG